The Pseudomonas sp. DG56-2 genome contains a region encoding:
- a CDS encoding acyl-CoA dehydrogenase family protein → MTVQLNRHPWMTDELAMFRQQVRRFAEERMLPQAEKWRRQGYIDRPIWRELGELGMMLPEIPEQYGGAGVSLAYQLVVVDELARAEMPMKHSVHSIVAHYLLTYGTETQRQRWLPKLASGEWLTAIAMTEPGCGSDLKTLRTHAQRQGDHYVLNGSKTFITNGSTAQLIVVACKTDPGLGAKGVSLLVVEVDNPPPGFRVGRVLDKMGQKSADTCELFFDDVKVPVENLIGGVEGLGFAQMMSELPWERLIVAVAAAAVIERAVEHTVEYTRERKAFGQSIFDFQNTRFKLAECATIAHIVRSFVNDCTQRLLDGTLDPEAAYMAKWWCSEQQCKVLDDCLQCYGGYGYMNEYPIARMYADARIQRIYGGTNELMKELIARKL, encoded by the coding sequence ATGACTGTGCAATTGAATCGGCACCCGTGGATGACTGATGAACTGGCGATGTTCCGCCAGCAGGTCCGGCGCTTTGCTGAAGAACGAATGCTGCCGCAAGCTGAAAAGTGGCGCAGGCAGGGTTACATCGATCGGCCTATCTGGCGCGAGCTGGGCGAGCTCGGCATGATGCTCCCGGAAATCCCGGAACAGTATGGCGGTGCGGGCGTTTCATTGGCCTATCAACTGGTGGTGGTCGATGAGTTGGCGCGGGCCGAAATGCCGATGAAGCACTCGGTGCATTCAATAGTCGCCCATTACCTGCTGACCTACGGTACCGAAACGCAACGCCAGCGCTGGTTGCCCAAGCTCGCCAGTGGTGAATGGCTGACGGCTATAGCCATGACCGAGCCCGGTTGCGGCTCGGACCTGAAGACGTTGCGCACCCACGCCCAGCGCCAGGGTGACCACTATGTGCTGAATGGGTCCAAGACCTTTATCACCAACGGCTCCACCGCGCAGCTGATCGTGGTCGCCTGCAAGACCGATCCTGGCTTGGGAGCCAAGGGCGTGTCGTTGCTGGTGGTAGAGGTCGACAACCCACCGCCGGGTTTCCGGGTGGGGCGGGTACTGGACAAAATGGGACAGAAGTCCGCTGATACCTGTGAATTGTTCTTCGACGACGTCAAGGTACCGGTGGAAAATCTGATTGGTGGCGTCGAAGGCCTGGGCTTTGCACAGATGATGAGTGAGTTGCCCTGGGAGCGATTGATCGTTGCTGTCGCCGCGGCAGCGGTAATCGAGCGCGCCGTTGAGCACACCGTGGAGTACACTCGCGAACGCAAAGCCTTCGGTCAAAGCATTTTCGACTTCCAGAACACTCGTTTTAAACTCGCCGAATGCGCGACCATTGCTCATATCGTGCGCAGCTTCGTCAACGACTGCACGCAACGTCTGCTCGATGGGACGCTCGACCCCGAAGCGGCGTACATGGCCAAATGGTGGTGCTCGGAGCAGCAATGCAAGGTACTCGATGATTGCCTGCAATGCTATGGCGGTTATGGCTACATGAACGAGTATCCAATCGCACGCATGTACGCCGATGCCAGGATCCAGCGAATCTACGGCGGTACCAACGAACTCATGAAAGAGCTGATCGCTCGCAAGCTCTAG
- a CDS encoding SDR family NAD(P)-dependent oxidoreductase gives MTLLRNKVAIITGGASGIGRVTAQLFAREGARVVVADMAVDAGMELVEQITQQGGQACFQYLNVCREEDCAALVDAALTRYGRLDIAFNNAGIFVPPVLLEEQTLEQWQRVLEVNLTGVFNCMVPELQAMKERGGSIINTASIAGQTGTPGTAAYCASKHGVIGLTKSAALEYGKYGIRINALCPGLVATPMTQGADSGFNSRMIEMATHNAPLRRQAAPEELAVMALWLASDKSSYVTGAQFTVDGGATA, from the coding sequence ATGACTCTTCTACGCAACAAGGTAGCGATCATTACTGGCGGAGCATCAGGTATCGGCCGTGTTACCGCTCAGCTGTTTGCCAGAGAAGGTGCTCGTGTTGTGGTTGCCGATATGGCCGTGGACGCTGGGATGGAATTGGTCGAGCAAATCACCCAGCAAGGTGGTCAAGCCTGTTTCCAATACCTGAATGTATGCCGTGAAGAAGACTGCGCCGCACTGGTCGACGCAGCCCTGACGCGTTATGGACGCCTTGACATCGCCTTCAACAACGCCGGGATCTTTGTGCCCCCGGTGCTTTTGGAAGAGCAGACCCTTGAGCAATGGCAGCGAGTGCTCGAGGTCAACCTGACAGGGGTATTCAACTGCATGGTGCCTGAGTTGCAGGCAATGAAAGAGCGGGGCGGTTCAATCATCAATACCGCTTCGATCGCTGGCCAGACTGGAACGCCTGGTACTGCTGCTTACTGCGCCTCCAAACATGGAGTCATCGGGCTGACCAAAAGCGCTGCGCTGGAATATGGCAAGTACGGTATTCGCATCAATGCCTTGTGCCCAGGGCTGGTTGCAACGCCCATGACTCAAGGGGCGGACAGTGGTTTCAACAGCAGGATGATCGAGATGGCAACGCACAACGCGCCGCTGCGTCGTCAGGCTGCGCCGGAAGAATTGGCAGTCATGGCGTTGTGGCTGGCATCGGACAAGTCCTCATATGTGACGGGAGCACAGTTCACCGTCGATGGCGGAGCCACCGCGTAA
- a CDS encoding lipid-transfer protein, giving the protein MSQKTYVAGVGMIPFVKPGTSGTYIEMGSEAVNLALKDAGITYDLIEQAYAGYVYGDSTCGQAALYKVGLTGIPVINVNNNCSTGSSALFLARQAVESGAVECALAVGFEQMQAGALKSHWDDRPGPMGQSIAIVDHLASDAAELPMALKMFGGAGREHMERYGTQLSTFAAIRAKASRHAANNPLAMFRKVVTTEDVMNDQVIWPGVMTRLMACPPTCGAAAAVVCTEAFAKKHGLRRDVVILAQSLTTDKPIAFEPPSMIQMVGFDMAQRAAQQVYEKAGIGPGDIRVAELHDCFAHNELLTYESLGLCPVGEAEQFVLDGDNTYGGRVVTNPSGGLLSKGHPLGATGLAQCYELTHQLRGTAAARQVEGVNFALQHNLGLGGACIVTLFGRN; this is encoded by the coding sequence ATGTCGCAGAAAACCTATGTGGCCGGTGTCGGCATGATTCCTTTCGTGAAACCGGGCACCAGCGGCACCTATATCGAGATGGGCTCCGAAGCGGTAAACCTCGCCCTCAAGGACGCGGGAATCACCTATGACCTGATCGAGCAGGCGTACGCCGGTTATGTGTATGGCGACTCCACGTGCGGCCAGGCAGCGCTGTACAAGGTCGGGCTAACCGGTATCCCAGTCATCAATGTCAACAACAACTGCTCGACCGGCTCCAGCGCACTTTTCCTGGCACGCCAGGCGGTGGAAAGCGGCGCAGTCGAATGCGCGCTGGCCGTGGGTTTTGAACAGATGCAGGCCGGTGCGCTCAAGAGTCACTGGGACGATCGCCCAGGTCCAATGGGCCAAAGTATTGCCATCGTCGACCACCTCGCGAGCGACGCTGCCGAATTGCCAATGGCGCTGAAAATGTTCGGCGGCGCAGGCCGTGAGCACATGGAAAGGTACGGCACCCAACTGAGCACCTTCGCCGCTATCCGCGCCAAGGCCAGCCGCCATGCTGCCAACAACCCCTTGGCGATGTTTCGCAAAGTGGTGACTACCGAAGACGTCATGAACGATCAGGTGATCTGGCCAGGCGTCATGACGCGACTGATGGCCTGCCCGCCGACCTGCGGCGCCGCTGCTGCCGTTGTCTGCACTGAAGCGTTCGCCAAGAAGCATGGCCTGCGTCGCGATGTAGTTATCCTGGCCCAGTCGCTGACCACCGATAAACCGATTGCATTCGAGCCACCGTCGATGATCCAGATGGTTGGCTTTGACATGGCCCAGCGCGCAGCGCAGCAGGTTTACGAGAAAGCTGGCATTGGTCCTGGCGACATTCGTGTGGCCGAGCTGCACGACTGCTTCGCCCATAACGAACTGCTCACGTATGAATCCTTGGGGCTGTGTCCCGTAGGCGAGGCGGAGCAATTCGTCCTCGATGGCGACAACACCTATGGCGGTCGGGTTGTCACCAACCCGTCCGGCGGTTTGCTCTCCAAAGGCCATCCGTTGGGCGCCACAGGCCTGGCGCAGTGCTACGAGTTGACCCACCAACTACGCGGCACCGCCGCAGCACGCCAGGTTGAAGGCGTGAACTTTGCGCTGCAACACAATCTCGGCCTGGGCGGCGCCTGCATCGTCACCCTGTTCGGCCGTAATTGA
- a CDS encoding acyl-CoA dehydrogenase family protein: MGFSAGFFGYLAVFIVAQELKLKIPLLTDIQQLSIDSMRTFVQQEVTPHQALLRFGPASREQLLDYTQAVAEFGLPGLAVPKAFGGSGMDWVIQARLFEELVKGSVELASVVLINMLAAEVLMEQPALCPQYLPDLLAGRCIAGLGPVLAGEGHGLRAQRVDADFILDGNIDEVASGLWASFLISSVEVENQDACLLLLDRRRDRFETRGIRLESNVARAQITATRVNQGFCLGRVGQESALTRKLMNFVRLHEGISRVAQGQAILDAFLAERAKPGAAPTERLVTLHLAEMITQVESARLMCHHGLVLAQSGQDCETESNMALFFAQSAIERVERHAAWVNAAGAGRSPLVSLQLGPLSRPSISQAAAAIVRLRTTS, translated from the coding sequence GTGGGCTTTTCGGCCGGCTTTTTCGGCTATCTTGCTGTTTTCATCGTCGCTCAAGAGCTCAAGTTGAAGATTCCACTACTTACGGACATTCAGCAACTGTCAATCGACAGCATGCGTACTTTTGTGCAGCAGGAAGTAACGCCTCACCAGGCGTTGCTGCGCTTTGGACCTGCATCGCGTGAACAATTGTTGGACTATACCCAGGCGGTAGCCGAATTCGGCTTGCCAGGATTGGCTGTGCCCAAGGCTTTTGGCGGCTCCGGCATGGACTGGGTCATCCAGGCGCGCCTGTTTGAAGAGTTGGTCAAAGGCAGTGTTGAGCTCGCCAGTGTAGTGTTGATCAATATGCTGGCGGCTGAGGTACTGATGGAGCAACCTGCTTTGTGCCCGCAATACTTGCCAGATTTGTTGGCAGGGCGCTGCATTGCAGGTCTGGGGCCTGTACTGGCTGGCGAGGGGCACGGACTGCGGGCGCAGCGTGTAGACGCCGATTTTATCCTCGACGGTAATATTGATGAGGTAGCCAGCGGCCTCTGGGCAAGCTTTCTGATCAGCAGCGTCGAGGTCGAAAACCAGGACGCCTGCTTGTTATTGCTTGATCGCCGCCGGGATCGCTTCGAAACTCGCGGTATTCGCCTGGAGAGCAACGTTGCGCGGGCTCAGATCACGGCGACACGCGTCAACCAAGGCTTCTGCCTTGGGAGGGTTGGGCAGGAATCTGCGCTTACCCGCAAACTGATGAACTTTGTCCGTCTGCATGAAGGCATCAGTCGGGTCGCTCAAGGCCAAGCGATTCTCGATGCATTCCTGGCAGAGCGTGCAAAGCCTGGTGCTGCGCCAACCGAGCGGCTGGTCACCCTACACCTTGCTGAGATGATTACTCAGGTGGAATCGGCGCGGCTGATGTGTCATCACGGTCTTGTCCTGGCCCAAAGTGGCCAGGACTGTGAAACCGAATCGAACATGGCACTGTTTTTTGCCCAGAGTGCCATCGAGCGTGTGGAGCGACACGCCGCCTGGGTCAATGCCGCCGGTGCTGGTCGCAGCCCATTGGTTTCGTTGCAGCTTGGGCCGCTTTCGCGTCCAAGCATAAGTCAAGCCGCCGCGGCCATCGTTCGGTTACGTACGACCTCGTGA
- a CDS encoding LuxR C-terminal-related transcriptional regulator, which yields MKSTSLLVTTKFAPPRVSLNSILREDLATQLQHAQYSKVILVCGGAGFGKTTVLAQWRQDLIKQGVCVGWLSLTLEDGAFALFCASLIGALQQVGLPLADDLLLLGDSDDSDDLLSLASVLINAVAQLDNELYLMLDDFHQVNSPRANQLVQALIDNAPANLHFVIASRVAPSLLLGRLRAMGQLCEITGNELSFNFRESLAFLKAHLDAEIDLEAAHSIHAQTDGWPIGLQLMAISLKSVPRKRSNSGVLATNSADLSAYLSEDVIANLPEGLIEFLQQISILRRFNADLAAHLSGCNEAAQHIANIEALNLFVLPVDMEDRYQWYRLHPMFAEFLLQKLQHSGADVRALHQRAAHWFASQDLVIEALRHALLSEDFDTVVQLLEHSLQPLTNIRHLGTFLRWIEKVPIALLPQHPRLALFGAWGYALSARLEQSERWLTLLERSTQDPKYAIHACLVKAMIAGQQDDSERSLLAIDALTDTPLRNPMLENFRLGLVIGNQAMLGNYALARATFRTLNLASTDEPALIARSSMAVAAFLEGKILEAERHAAPMLSLAEAAHGRRSITACTCAAILAEVQYEQNRIDDAREILVNRLDMLSFSVPACSYSAALVHARLQLLQETPRAALDYLDKRADHFRARRLDRGIALMLAEQIRIEVLGEEWKHGDWRHGQMLQSELDELASHHQGEKARDREIVAAAALSRARLARASQLPEQGLVALENVFCIGQALGRGTLLVKANLLKAQALTDLGRDNEARSCLIQVLQDSYSLGLFRTLLDEGDDACVLLANLKDVPGKALEVFQQQLSAQISGQIPSATSTATGVSSVAGDIALTNREEDILALLEQSMPNKRIARTLNISDQTVKWNLRNIFMKFGVSSRYEAIIIARKRANRSDTQ from the coding sequence ATGAAGTCGACTTCCCTTCTGGTCACCACCAAATTTGCCCCTCCGCGCGTATCCCTCAACAGCATCCTGCGCGAAGACCTGGCAACCCAGCTACAGCACGCCCAGTACAGCAAAGTTATTCTGGTATGCGGTGGCGCAGGCTTTGGCAAAACGACTGTGCTTGCCCAATGGCGCCAGGACCTGATCAAGCAAGGTGTTTGTGTGGGATGGCTGTCGCTAACACTGGAGGATGGCGCGTTCGCGTTGTTCTGCGCGAGCCTCATCGGCGCGTTGCAGCAAGTCGGCCTGCCGCTGGCCGATGACCTGTTGTTGTTGGGGGATAGCGATGACAGCGACGACCTGCTGTCACTGGCCTCGGTGTTGATCAACGCGGTAGCGCAACTTGATAACGAGCTGTACTTGATGCTCGATGATTTTCATCAGGTGAACTCACCGCGTGCCAATCAATTGGTTCAAGCATTGATCGACAATGCGCCGGCAAATTTGCATTTCGTCATTGCTTCACGCGTTGCTCCGTCATTACTTCTGGGCCGTCTACGCGCCATGGGGCAGTTGTGCGAGATCACAGGCAACGAGCTGTCCTTCAACTTTCGTGAATCGCTGGCGTTTCTCAAAGCTCATCTGGACGCGGAAATCGACTTGGAGGCAGCCCATTCGATACACGCTCAAACCGATGGCTGGCCGATAGGCCTGCAGTTAATGGCTATTTCCTTGAAGTCGGTACCACGCAAGCGCTCAAACTCGGGAGTGCTGGCGACAAACAGCGCCGACCTCAGCGCCTATCTGTCCGAGGACGTGATAGCCAACCTGCCCGAGGGCCTGATCGAATTTCTCCAACAAATTTCCATCCTACGGCGCTTCAATGCTGACCTCGCCGCCCATTTGAGCGGCTGCAACGAGGCTGCCCAGCATATCGCCAACATCGAAGCGCTGAACTTGTTCGTGCTTCCTGTGGACATGGAAGACCGCTACCAGTGGTACCGCCTGCATCCTATGTTCGCCGAATTCTTGCTGCAGAAGTTGCAGCATAGCGGTGCCGACGTCCGTGCCCTCCATCAGCGAGCGGCGCATTGGTTTGCCAGTCAGGATCTGGTCATTGAAGCCCTTCGTCATGCGTTGCTTAGCGAAGACTTCGATACCGTTGTTCAACTGCTAGAGCACTCTCTACAGCCATTGACCAATATCCGTCACCTTGGCACGTTTTTGCGCTGGATCGAAAAAGTACCCATCGCCCTACTCCCTCAACACCCGCGCTTGGCGCTATTCGGCGCTTGGGGCTATGCCTTGAGCGCACGCCTTGAACAGAGTGAGCGTTGGCTCACATTGCTTGAACGCTCGACCCAGGACCCGAAATACGCCATCCATGCCTGTCTGGTCAAAGCGATGATTGCCGGGCAACAAGATGACTCGGAACGCAGCTTGCTGGCCATCGATGCATTGACCGACACGCCGTTGCGCAATCCTATGCTGGAAAACTTCCGGCTAGGGCTGGTGATCGGTAATCAGGCGATGCTCGGCAACTACGCTCTGGCCCGCGCAACATTCCGTACGCTCAACCTCGCCAGTACCGATGAGCCAGCGTTGATCGCGCGTAGCTCAATGGCCGTGGCGGCATTTCTGGAAGGTAAGATTCTTGAGGCCGAACGTCATGCCGCGCCTATGTTGTCCCTGGCTGAAGCAGCCCATGGTCGACGCTCCATCACCGCCTGCACATGCGCGGCAATATTGGCTGAGGTGCAATACGAGCAAAATCGTATTGATGATGCTCGCGAAATACTGGTCAATCGCCTGGACATGCTCAGCTTTTCCGTGCCCGCCTGCAGCTACAGCGCCGCACTGGTTCACGCCCGCCTACAGCTGTTGCAGGAAACGCCACGGGCTGCACTGGACTACCTGGACAAGAGAGCCGACCATTTCCGGGCTCGTCGACTCGACCGCGGCATTGCCTTGATGCTCGCTGAGCAGATACGGATCGAGGTGCTTGGTGAAGAATGGAAGCATGGAGACTGGCGACATGGTCAGATGTTGCAGAGTGAACTTGATGAGCTTGCTTCACATCATCAGGGGGAAAAAGCCCGAGATCGTGAAATCGTTGCCGCTGCAGCACTTTCGCGTGCGCGCCTGGCCCGGGCCAGTCAACTGCCCGAGCAGGGACTGGTAGCACTTGAAAACGTGTTCTGCATCGGCCAGGCGCTAGGCAGAGGCACGTTACTGGTCAAGGCCAATCTACTCAAAGCCCAGGCCCTTACCGATCTTGGCCGGGATAACGAGGCTCGCAGTTGTCTGATTCAGGTGCTGCAAGATAGCTATTCCCTCGGCCTGTTTCGCACGTTACTCGACGAAGGTGACGATGCTTGTGTGCTGTTAGCCAATCTCAAGGATGTACCCGGTAAGGCACTCGAGGTCTTCCAGCAACAACTCAGCGCTCAGATCAGCGGCCAAATACCGAGCGCGACCTCCACTGCGACCGGTGTCAGCTCGGTGGCGGGTGATATCGCCCTCACCAATCGCGAGGAAGACATCCTTGCCCTGCTCGAACAGTCGATGCCCAACAAGCGTATTGCCCGGACTCTCAACATCAGCGATCAGACAGTCAAGTGGAATCTGCGCAATATTTTCATGAAGTTCGGTGTTTCCAGTCGCTATGAAGCGATCATCATCGCCCGCAAACGCGCGAACAGATCCGACACTCAATAA
- a CDS encoding MaoC family dehydratase N-terminal domain-containing protein has product MADKSLIGRSLGVTTAEVEKGRLRFFAKAIGETDPIYTDEEAAKAAGYRSLPVPPTFLMCLGGEGRDLDEQLNIYGFDLGRILHAEQEFIYHRPAVAGDTLTFDSKIVDVYEKKGGALQFVVSEIRVTNQDGEHIADVRCSLVQR; this is encoded by the coding sequence ATGGCAGACAAGAGTCTGATCGGCCGTTCCCTCGGCGTGACCACCGCCGAAGTCGAAAAAGGCCGCTTGCGGTTCTTCGCCAAGGCCATTGGCGAAACTGATCCGATCTACACCGATGAGGAGGCAGCCAAAGCCGCGGGTTACCGCTCTCTGCCGGTACCGCCAACCTTCCTGATGTGCCTGGGTGGCGAAGGGCGGGACCTGGACGAGCAGTTGAACATTTACGGCTTTGACCTGGGCCGTATCCTGCACGCCGAACAAGAGTTCATCTATCACCGGCCGGCCGTCGCGGGAGACACACTGACCTTCGATAGCAAGATCGTCGATGTCTACGAGAAAAAAGGTGGCGCCTTGCAGTTCGTGGTCAGTGAGATCCGTGTCACCAACCAGGATGGCGAGCATATTGCCGACGTCCGTTGCTCGCTCGTACAGCGCTAA
- a CDS encoding SDR family NAD(P)-dependent oxidoreductase, producing MKKLEGKVALVTGSGRGIGRSVALQLAAYGARVVVNDLDAGPAEEVVAEIRNAGGEAVACVGSVTAVDFADRFVQTAVQNFGAIDIIINNAGYTWDNVIQKMTDEQWYAIVDCHLTAPFRILRAAQPIISAQAKKEAAEGKEVFRKVVNISSVAAGGNAGQTNYSSAKAGILGMTKTLSREWGRMKVCVNAVAFGFIDTRLTQALAGTESKTVNIEGREIKVGVQQAMIDGASQNIPLGRPGTAEEAAGSVVMLCLPEANYVSGQTLVCGGGMGSL from the coding sequence ATGAAAAAGCTCGAAGGTAAAGTCGCTCTGGTTACCGGTTCCGGTCGCGGTATCGGCCGCAGTGTTGCCCTGCAGTTGGCCGCTTATGGCGCCCGTGTCGTGGTCAATGATCTGGATGCAGGCCCTGCCGAAGAAGTCGTCGCTGAGATCCGCAACGCTGGCGGCGAAGCTGTGGCCTGTGTAGGCAGTGTCACCGCCGTCGATTTTGCTGACCGCTTTGTCCAAACCGCGGTGCAGAACTTTGGCGCTATCGATATCATCATAAACAACGCCGGCTACACCTGGGACAACGTCATCCAGAAGATGACCGATGAGCAGTGGTACGCGATTGTCGACTGCCACCTGACCGCGCCGTTCCGCATTTTGCGCGCTGCACAACCGATCATCAGCGCCCAAGCAAAGAAAGAAGCTGCCGAAGGTAAGGAAGTGTTCCGCAAGGTGGTCAACATCTCCTCGGTAGCCGCTGGCGGTAACGCCGGACAGACCAACTACTCGTCCGCCAAGGCCGGTATTTTGGGTATGACCAAGACCCTGTCGCGCGAGTGGGGCCGGATGAAAGTCTGTGTCAACGCAGTAGCCTTCGGTTTCATTGATACCCGCCTGACTCAGGCGCTGGCCGGTACCGAGAGCAAAACCGTGAACATCGAAGGCCGCGAGATCAAAGTCGGCGTTCAACAGGCGATGATCGACGGCGCCAGCCAGAATATCCCGTTGGGCCGTCCGGGTACCGCTGAAGAGGCCGCAGGCTCGGTAGTGATGCTGTGCCTGCCAGAAGCCAACTACGTCTCGGGTCAGACTTTGGTCTGTGGCGGCGGAATGGGCAGCCTCTAA
- a CDS encoding MaoC family dehydratase, with protein MTAAVQYSDIQVGDEIPLLKLQPVNRTTLALYCGASGDHNPIHIDIDFARKARMPDVFAHGMLSAAYLGRLLTNWVPQQQVRKLAIRFTGITQLGHVPTCTGKVTEKFEKDGEKLVRLAIRCSNQYGEEKLAGEAIIALA; from the coding sequence ATGACTGCTGCCGTTCAATACTCCGATATCCAGGTTGGCGACGAGATTCCCCTGCTCAAACTGCAACCTGTGAACCGCACCACACTGGCTCTGTACTGCGGGGCTTCGGGCGATCACAACCCAATTCACATCGACATCGACTTCGCCCGCAAGGCGCGTATGCCCGATGTGTTTGCCCACGGGATGCTCTCGGCTGCCTACCTGGGGCGCTTGCTGACCAATTGGGTGCCACAACAGCAAGTGCGCAAGCTGGCCATTCGTTTCACCGGCATTACTCAACTGGGTCATGTCCCCACTTGCACTGGCAAGGTCACCGAAAAATTTGAAAAGGATGGTGAAAAGCTCGTTCGCCTGGCCATCCGCTGCAGCAATCAATACGGCGAAGAAAAGCTCGCCGGTGAAGCCATCATCGCCCTGGCTTAA
- a CDS encoding SDR family NAD(P)-dependent oxidoreductase: MKVLEGKVAIVTGGASGIGKATARLFADEGARVVVADTDVLAGQAVVDLIEQVGGQAFFQPLDVRSDEQCAALVAATLARFGQLDIAFNNAGVSGTPAITDAQPLEQWRLVLDVNLTGVFNCMVHQLRAMKGQGGSIINTASIMGLQGTPGACAYSASKHGVIGLTRSAALEYGKHGVRINALCPGYVTTPMTTGPESEFDARTLELALKRVPLRRMGEPFEQAEMVLWLASDSASYVTGAHFVVDGGVTA, translated from the coding sequence ATGAAAGTATTGGAAGGCAAAGTGGCCATTGTTACTGGTGGCGCATCTGGTATTGGCAAGGCGACTGCCCGATTGTTCGCCGATGAAGGCGCTCGCGTGGTGGTCGCAGACACTGATGTGCTTGCAGGTCAAGCAGTCGTCGATTTGATCGAACAGGTGGGGGGGCAGGCATTTTTTCAGCCCTTGGATGTGCGCAGTGATGAGCAGTGCGCAGCCCTGGTGGCAGCGACGCTGGCACGATTTGGTCAACTTGATATTGCCTTCAACAATGCTGGAGTCAGTGGCACGCCAGCAATCACCGACGCGCAACCGCTGGAACAATGGCGGTTGGTGCTGGACGTCAATCTGACTGGCGTCTTCAACTGCATGGTGCACCAGTTGCGGGCCATGAAAGGCCAGGGTGGTTCGATTATCAACACCGCCTCGATCATGGGATTGCAGGGTACCCCAGGTGCTTGCGCGTACAGCGCCTCGAAGCACGGTGTGATCGGCCTCACCAGGAGTGCGGCGTTGGAGTACGGCAAGCATGGCGTGCGCATCAATGCCCTGTGCCCGGGGTACGTCACCACCCCCATGACGACCGGGCCTGAATCTGAATTTGACGCCCGCACATTGGAACTTGCGCTGAAGCGCGTTCCTTTGCGTCGAATGGGTGAGCCTTTTGAGCAGGCCGAAATGGTCCTGTGGCTTGCATCGGATAGCGCCTCCTACGTAACCGGCGCGCATTTTGTTGTCGATGGCGGCGTAACCGCCTAA
- a CDS encoding enoyl-CoA hydratase/isomerase family protein, which yields MKYAHYEFIKFALDKGVMTLHLNRPDAMNAINAGLHQELSQVFADIAADPEVHAVVLTGEGRGFCGGGDLSWFRDITPAGVDKLFREARKLIIDLLELPQPIIAAVNGHAAGLGATLALFCDIIIVAESAKIADPHVRIGVAAGDGGAAIWPWLVGPARAKQYLFTGDSLTATEAERIGLVNQVLADDQVLEHATVLARRLADGPRLAIAASKASVNKILRDTVNLVLDTSLALEKENFYSADHKEAINAFLEKRAPVYCGR from the coding sequence ATGAAGTACGCACATTATGAGTTCATAAAATTCGCCTTGGACAAGGGCGTGATGACCTTGCACCTGAATCGGCCTGACGCAATGAATGCGATCAATGCCGGTCTGCACCAGGAGCTGTCGCAAGTGTTCGCCGATATCGCTGCGGACCCAGAGGTACATGCTGTGGTGCTGACCGGGGAAGGGCGCGGCTTTTGTGGCGGGGGCGACCTTAGCTGGTTTCGCGATATCACCCCTGCAGGCGTCGACAAGCTGTTTCGCGAGGCACGTAAGCTGATCATCGACCTTTTGGAGCTGCCTCAGCCCATCATTGCCGCCGTAAATGGTCATGCCGCCGGCTTGGGGGCCACGCTGGCGCTTTTCTGCGACATCATTATCGTTGCCGAATCGGCAAAAATCGCGGACCCGCATGTGCGCATCGGCGTGGCGGCAGGCGATGGCGGTGCGGCGATTTGGCCCTGGCTGGTCGGGCCGGCGCGCGCGAAACAATACCTGTTTACCGGCGACAGTCTGACGGCCACCGAGGCTGAGCGCATTGGCCTGGTCAACCAGGTGCTTGCCGACGATCAGGTGCTTGAACACGCGACGGTGCTGGCCCGCCGACTGGCTGACGGTCCGCGTTTGGCCATCGCCGCGAGCAAGGCGTCGGTCAATAAAATCCTGCGCGACACGGTCAACCTTGTGCTCGATACCTCGCTGGCGCTGGAGAAGGAAAACTTCTATAGCGCAGACCACAAGGAAGCCATCAACGCCTTCCTGGAAAAACGCGCGCCGGTTTACTGCGGGCGCTAA